The window TTCGGCGTTCGGCAGCCCGACAATCTGCTGCAACGCCTTATCTTTATTCAGATAGTAAATGGCGGGCGTGCCGTTAGCGCCCAACTGGTCCATCAGTGACTGGTTGTGCTGGATCTGTTTGAAGGCCGCCTGCGAGGTTTTCTCCGGCAGCGTCGGTTTGTTTTTTCCGTTTGAGGCTTGCAGCGCTTGCCAGGCACTCGCCGGATTGTCCGATGCCAGCACGGCAGCGGCGTAACGCCCGCTGTCCGGGCGCAGCACGCCGACCAGCAAGGTTTTCAGGCTGATGCGCTTTTCTTTCAGCAAAGGCTGCGCCTGCTGCCAGAATGTATGGCAATAAGGGCAGAATGGATCGGCGAATACCACCACCGGGCAGTCCGCCTGGTCGCTGCCCTCGTTAATCCCTGCCGCCTTTGTCAGCGTGTGCCACATCTCACGGCCCGCCGGGATATAAATCTCATCGTTAATGATTTTCTCGCTGAGATTGTTGCCTTTCTCATCGTACATATAGCCTGAGATGGCATGTTTTTTATCCGGCGTCAGGTAGATAGTCACGCCGGTGTCCTGATATTTACCGAGCCAGCCCTCAACGCCGCCGGGCGCGGTAAAGGGCTTAATAATGGTGATACCCTGTTTTTCCAGCGCTTTTACCGGCGCTGGCAGGTCATGGTTTTGCGCCTGCACGCTTAAGCTTGCGAACAGCGCGCAGGCCATCAGCCTTTTTTTCATGATCAATCCTTATTCCTCGCTCAACGGCGGCCGCGTCGTCAGGCTAACCGCGATCGTCTTTCGGGCCTAAAAAGTAGAACGCGAAGGGAAGAGAGATAATAAACGAGAAGGGACAGCTGTAGATAAGTACCCACGCGCCCTGCATGATGAACATCGAATGGCTCCATTTTCCCATCGGCAGGTTGTATTGCTCCTCGACGCCCTCAAACGTCACGCGGGAGACCACCGTCAGCACGGTGATAAAAATAATCGCTAATGCCGTCAGGAATTTTTTTCCTTCCGGGGTACGCAGTTTTTCCAGCATGTCACACTCCAGATAATGCTTTGTGCCGCAGGCGATGACGCCGGTTTCAGGCTCGCCAACGGCTGTCGTAATGCCATAAAAGTGGCGCAAGTGTATCGTATTTGAGTGGCGAATGTTATGAACGGCGCGCGAGTGCGGGCGTGAAGGCAGGTGTTTTCCTGTCAAAGCTCAATAACTGATTGATTAAATCATTTAATGTCATTCTGTTTCCCTCATACCGCATATCCGCCGTAGCCATCAGGATGCAATATTTTACAGAACTCGCTTCCCGGCATGTCTGTCGCCACTGATAATATTCACATTGTTTCCTTTCGCTCATACGTGCTGTACAGGGGGTACAGCACATTCGCTGGATGCGAGATGATATTACCGCGGCTGTCTACCCCTATAGCAGTGGTTTTACGAGCCTGAGCATATTTATTAATCGTTAAGTAAGCCATGTAGCCAGCAAAATGAGCAGCAGGGTAAAATATGACCACATCATCAGCCTTTTCACGCGCTTGATCATGGTGCGCGTAATCTATCTTATGTTAAATAACGGATGCGCACGGACACTACGTTCCCCCGAACCCTCGCCTTTCGGGGTTTTTACCCTTCTGCCGTCTGTGAAGAATGGTACTATCCTTTTCACAAAACCCCTGTAGCCGCTGGCTCAAACACCACTTCAGGAACGCCTTATGAGCAAAGAGATCCCGATTAAGTTTTATGACATCGCCGATGAGTACGCGACGGAAGCGGAAAAGCCCGTGGATGACGCCGAGCGCGACCGCCTGGCGCATTACTTTGAGTTGCTCATCACCCGCCTGATGAATAACGAAGAGATCAGCGAAGACGCGCAGCAGGAGATGGCCCGCGAAGCGGGTATCGATGCAACGCGCATCGATGAGATTGCGAATTTCCTGAATCAGTGGGGCAACGAGTAACGCCCGGCGCGCCACTCAGCGCAGCGAAAACAAAACGGCCCCATTACGGGGCCGTTTTACGTTACCGGTGCTTATTACAGAAAGTGGATGTGCTTTTTGCCGTGATGCGGTGAGATCTCGATGCGCGCATCGACCTTAAACACCTCGCGCAGCATCGCTTCCGTCAGCACCTCGTCCGGCGTGCCGCTCGCCACCACCTGTCCGTGCTGCATGACGATAAGCGCGTCGCAGAACATCGCGGCGTGGTTGAGATCGTGCAGCGCCACAATGCTGGTGACGGGAAGTTCGCTGATGAGTCGCATCAGATGCATCTGATGATGGATATCGAGATGATTGGTCGGCTCATCAAGCAAAATCTCGCCGGGCGACTGCGCCAGCGCGCGGGCAATATGCACCCGCTGGCGCTCGCCGCCGGAAAGGTGCTGCCACCCTTCATCGCTGCGCGTGAGCATGTCCACGCGCGTCAGCGCCTGGCGCACAATCTCGTCATCCTGGTGCGTCCAGGGCGAGAGCGGCGAATGGTGCGGAATGCGCCCAAGCTTCACCACGTCGCGCACAAGAATATTCGCATCGGTCATCGCGTGCTGTTCAACGAACGCCACGCGCTGCGCCAGCTTTTTGCGGGAAAGCGTCGCGATATCCGCGTCGTCAAGCAGCACTCGCCCGGCGTCCGGGCGGCGCAGTCCCGCGAGAATACGCAGCAGTGACGATTTCCCGGAGCCATTCGGGCCGAGCAGCCCGAGCGTCTGCCCGGTCGGCACGCTCAGCGACACCTCGTTGACGATGCGCTTTTTCCCTGCCGACCAGCTGATGTTTTCCGCGCGGATGCTCATGAAAATCTCCTTGAGCGATACAGAATAACCGCAAAGAACGGCACGCCGACCAGCGCGGTCACCACGCCTACCGGCAGGCTCTGCGGGGCGATAAGCGTGCGCGAGGCGATATCCGCCAGCACCATCAGAATCGCGCCCATCATCGCGCAGGCGACCAGCAGGCGGCGATGCAGCGGCCCGAAGAAATAGCGCATCACGTGCGGCACGACCAGCCCGACAAAGCCAATCGAGCCTGCCATGCTGACGATAGCGGCGGTCATCAGCGCCGTGACCCCGAAGAGGATCAGCCGCACGTAACCTACCGGAATGCCGAGCGAGGCGGCGGCATCATCGCCAAAGGTAAAGGCGTCCAGCGCTTTGGCGTGATACAGGCAGACCACCAGCCCCACCGCCACCACGGCGAGCACCAGCTGAAACTCCGGCCAGCGCACGCCGCTGAAGCTGCCAAGCAGCCAGAACATCACGTCACGCGCCTGCTGGGCGCTGGCGGCGGTGCTGATGGTATAGGCCGTAATGGCGTTAAAGAGCTGCGAGGCGGCGACGCCCGCCAGAATGGTGCGTTCGTTGCCGCCGCGCGCGCCGTTGGTCAGCAGCGCGACAAAGGCAAAGGCGGCGAACGCGCCGGTAAACGCGCCAGCCGAAAGCGACACCGCCCCGCTGCCTATCCCGAGCACCACCACCGCTACCGCGCCAGTGGACGCCCCGGCGGAGACGCCAAGCACGTAAGGCTCCGCCAGCGCGTTTTTCAGCAGGCTCTGCAACACCGCGCCGCAGATGGCGAGGCCCGCGCCGCTACAGGCGGCCACCAGCGCCCGGCTGAGGCGAAAATCCCAGATGACGGTTTCATGGATGCGATTAAGCGGATACGCCGTCAGGCCCAGTTTGTTGGTGACCGCCGCAAAGGTTGTTTGCAGCGGAATAGAAAGCTCGCCAATCCCTACGCTCAGCGCAATCACCAGCGCCAGCAAAACGACGGAGAGCCCCAGTAATATCAACGCGGGCACACGGTTGACCACCGTTAAAGACGACCCTGCCATCAGTTGAGCCCGAGCTTCTCAAGCTGCGCGGCCACCTGCTCGGCCCCGTACAGCGTGCGAATGGTCGGGTTCATCGCCTGGCCGTCCATCACCACGATATGGCCTTTTTTCACGGCGTCGAGCTGGCTGACCGCCGGATCGCTTTTCAGGAATTTGATTTTCTCTTCGGCGTTATCCAGCGCCCAGCGGTTGCGGTCGAGGCTGGAGACCACGATCACATCCGGGTTGGCGGCGATAATGCTCTCCCAGCTTAAGGTCGGCCATTCGCTTTCCGAGGTGACGGCGTTATGCCCGCCCAGCAGATGGGCGATATAACCCGACGCGCCGTTCTTACCCCCGACATAGGCGTCAGCGGACGGCGATGCGCTGGAGAACCAGAAAAGATAAGAGAGGTTTTTATGACCTTTGCCGAATTTTTCTTTAAGAGCAGCTTCACGCGCTTTAAAGGTGTTGGTCAGCGCCTCGCCGCGCGCCTCGACGTTGAAAATGGTCGCCAGGTCGTTAATTTCTTTATAGAGCTGCGTCATGTCCCACAGCTGTTTGCGGCTGCCGTAGATATCGCCGGTGTTTTTGGTGGTGGTGCAGACGCCGGGCGACAGATAAGTGTTCACGCCGACCGCCGTGAAATCTTCACGTTTGGCGACTTTACTGTCCGGGCCGAGCAGCAGCGGGAGTTGGGCTGCGACGAAATCCGGGTTTTGCGCGAGGATCGACTCAAGCGTCGGGATCTCAACCGTCAGCAGTTTCACTTTCTCGTTCTGTTTCGCAAGCTGCGGCAGCACTTTGGTCGGCCAGAAGGCGCTGGCGGTCATTTTATCTTCGAGGCCCAGCAGCAGCATGATTTCAGCGGTGTTCTGCCCGAGCGCCACCACGCGCTCCGGCGCTTTGGTAAAGGTCACTTTCATGCCACAGTTGTCCATCGTCAGCGGATACTGCGTGGCCATCGCGGGCAGCGAGGCGGCGCAGAATAAGCCAAGCGCCAGGGCTTTTTTCACTAAAACATTCATCAACATCAACCTTAAAAAGTCGCTTTACCGCCGCGTAACGGCCTGAAATCGTCACGGTGGGCATAAATTAGAATTTGTATTATGTAAATGAAAATCATTCTTAGGCCGAGGTCTTATACCGACGCGTCCGGGGGTTGTCAATATCGGGTTTCTCCGCCCTTTTCTGCGCCTGACGTTGCCAAAGACCACGCAAATATGTTTTATGAGAGCCCTCACTTTTCTGAACAGTTATGCGGTTTTCATGTCCACTGATGCACCTCACGCCGCCAGGCATACCTCGCCTTATTTACTTTCTGCCAGCCAGCTGGTGTTTAACATCGGCTTTTATGCCGTGGTGCCGTTTCTGGCTATCTATCTGCGTGACGATATGCTGCTCTCCGGCGGTCTTATTGGCACGATTATTGGGCTACGTACGTTCTCGCAGCAGGGCATGTTTTTACTGGGTGGCGCACTGGCAGACCGCTACGGCGCGCGCGCGATTATTCTGTGCGGCTGCGTGGTGCGTATCACCGGGTATCTGCTGCTGGCGCTCGGCGGCTCGCTGTGGGAAGTGGTGCTCGGCGCATGCCTGACCGGCGTCGGCGGCGCACTGTTCTCGCCGTCGATCGAGTCTCTGCTGGCGCAGGCCGGAACGCGAAGCGAAGCCGAGGGCAAACG is drawn from Cronobacter dublinensis subsp. dublinensis LMG 23823 and contains these coding sequences:
- the dsbG gene encoding thiol:disulfide interchange protein DsbG, with amino-acid sequence MKKRLMACALFASLSVQAQNHDLPAPVKALEKQGITIIKPFTAPGGVEGWLGKYQDTGVTIYLTPDKKHAISGYMYDEKGNNLSEKIINDEIYIPAGREMWHTLTKAAGINEGSDQADCPVVVFADPFCPYCHTFWQQAQPLLKEKRISLKTLLVGVLRPDSGRYAAAVLASDNPASAWQALQASNGKNKPTLPEKTSQAAFKQIQHNQSLMDQLGANGTPAIYYLNKDKALQQIVGLPNAEQMARLAACE
- a CDS encoding DUF2534 family protein codes for the protein MLEKLRTPEGKKFLTALAIIFITVLTVVSRVTFEGVEEQYNLPMGKWSHSMFIMQGAWVLIYSCPFSFIISLPFAFYFLGPKDDRG
- a CDS encoding DUF2543 family protein, with protein sequence MSKEIPIKFYDIADEYATEAEKPVDDAERDRLAHYFELLITRLMNNEEISEDAQQEMAREAGIDATRIDEIANFLNQWGNE
- the eitC gene encoding siderophore ABC transporter ATP-binding protein EitC, with protein sequence MSIRAENISWSAGKKRIVNEVSLSVPTGQTLGLLGPNGSGKSSLLRILAGLRRPDAGRVLLDDADIATLSRKKLAQRVAFVEQHAMTDANILVRDVVKLGRIPHHSPLSPWTHQDDEIVRQALTRVDMLTRSDEGWQHLSGGERQRVHIARALAQSPGEILLDEPTNHLDIHHQMHLMRLISELPVTSIVALHDLNHAAMFCDALIVMQHGQVVASGTPDEVLTEAMLREVFKVDARIEISPHHGKKHIHFL
- a CDS encoding FecCD family ABC transporter permease; the encoded protein is MAGSSLTVVNRVPALILLGLSVVLLALVIALSVGIGELSIPLQTTFAAVTNKLGLTAYPLNRIHETVIWDFRLSRALVAACSGAGLAICGAVLQSLLKNALAEPYVLGVSAGASTGAVAVVVLGIGSGAVSLSAGAFTGAFAAFAFVALLTNGARGGNERTILAGVAASQLFNAITAYTISTAASAQQARDVMFWLLGSFSGVRWPEFQLVLAVVAVGLVVCLYHAKALDAFTFGDDAAASLGIPVGYVRLILFGVTALMTAAIVSMAGSIGFVGLVVPHVMRYFFGPLHRRLLVACAMMGAILMVLADIASRTLIAPQSLPVGVVTALVGVPFFAVILYRSRRFS
- the eitA gene encoding siderophore ABC transporter substrate-binding protein EitA, which gives rise to MKKALALGLFCAASLPAMATQYPLTMDNCGMKVTFTKAPERVVALGQNTAEIMLLLGLEDKMTASAFWPTKVLPQLAKQNEKVKLLTVEIPTLESILAQNPDFVAAQLPLLLGPDSKVAKREDFTAVGVNTYLSPGVCTTTKNTGDIYGSRKQLWDMTQLYKEINDLATIFNVEARGEALTNTFKAREAALKEKFGKGHKNLSYLFWFSSASPSADAYVGGKNGASGYIAHLLGGHNAVTSESEWPTLSWESIIAANPDVIVVSSLDRNRWALDNAEEKIKFLKSDPAVSQLDAVKKGHIVVMDGQAMNPTIRTLYGAEQVAAQLEKLGLN